In one window of Hemicordylus capensis ecotype Gifberg chromosome 10, rHemCap1.1.pri, whole genome shotgun sequence DNA:
- the MTFMT gene encoding methionyl-tRNA formyltransferase, mitochondrial isoform X3: MRGWALRAWRGGWRRGQATVAGEAQQREKPPWRVLFFGTDAFAAQTLGALHAARDPGPRLLVDHLEVVTLPSQLPAGLPVKNYADQLQLPVHLWPDVGSCEHFDVGVVASFGHLLSEDLILKFPYGVLNVHPSYLPRWRGPAPIVHTVLNGDAVAGVTIMQIRPKRFDVGPIVQQERLDVPASCSSKELESLLSKLGANLLIAVLQNLPECLRNKREQPKEGVTFAPKVTVAMSCIQWEEQTPEQILRMHRALGVTMPLQTLWMGTTVKLLDFVEVETVPDLTDRLVTENRTIPGSVSYHKQSQMLVIRCKVCLIKVVVWNQEEKNISVAHIPSFVTQD, encoded by the exons ATGAGGGGATGGGCCCTGCGAGCCTGGCGGGGAGGGTGGCGCCGGGGGCAGGCCACGGTAGCCGGCGAGGCTCAGCAGCGAGAGAAGCCCCCCTGGAGGGTCCTGTTCTTTGGCACCGACGCCTTCGCTGCCCAGACCCTCGGAGCGCTCCATGCAGCCCG AGATCCTGGACCAAGGCTGCTCGTAGACCACCTGGAGGTGGTGACCCTGCCGTCCCAGCTGCCTGCAGGTCTCCCAGTTAAGAACTATGCAGATCAGCTCCAGCTCCCTGTCCACCTTTGGCCAGATGTCGGGTCCTGCGAGCACTTTGATGTTGGAGTGGTGGCATCATTTGGGCACCTGCTCAGTGAGGACCTCATCCTGAAGTTCCCATA TGGCGTGCTGAATGTCCATCCCAGCTATCTCCCGAGATGGCGTGGCCCTGCACCCATAGTCCACACGGTGCTCAACGGAGATGCAGTTGCTGGGGTGACGATTATGCAGATTAGGCCTAAAAG GTTTGATGTAGGTCCCATTGTTCAGCAGGAACGACTTGATGTCCCAGCCAGTTGCTCATCGAAGGAGCTGGAGTCTTTGTTATCCAAACTGGGTGCAAACCTG CTCATTGCTGTCCTGCAAAACTTACCTGAATGTTTACGGAACAAGAGAGAACAACCAAAGGAAGGAGTGACGTTCG CTCCAAAAGTCACTGTTGCAATGAGCTGCATCCAGTGGGAAGAACAAACCCCTGAGCAGATACTACGGATGCATCGTGCCTTGGGAGTAACG ATGCCTCTGCAAACACTCTGGATGGGTACCACAGTAAAGCTCTTGGATTTTGTGGAAGTGGAGACTGTACCTGATCTCACTG ATAGGTTAGTAACTGAAAACAGGACCATCCCAGGATCTGTGTCCTATCATAAGCAGTCACAGATGTTGGTGATCCGCTGCAAG GTTTGTCTCATAAAGGTGGTGGTCTGGAATCaagaagagaaaaatatttcTGTGGCCCACATTCCTAGTTTTGTGACACAG
- the SLC51B gene encoding organic solute transporter subunit beta, whose protein sequence is MTIFRAIVFFIIYVMNTGLSSQSVLAETSSHPHDASAGSADPQEAGMSPAMLQDLLWFYRTEDPSAWNYSILGLSFVVLLIGIVLLGVNVKANRSRKAMFPTGEGYEEAAQNDEMEVKHASLPLKEDSPSDPAAENFLPPAQCPPGQVIIQWKDGNVTSLYENVSEEDA, encoded by the exons ATGACAATATTCCGGGCGATTGTATTCTTCATAATTTATG TGATGAACACAGGCCTGAGTAGCCAGTCTGTCCTGGCTGAAACCAGCTCACACCCCCACGATGCCTCAGCGGGAAGCGCCGACCCCCAAGAGGCCGGGATGTCCCCAGCGATGCTCCAGGACCTGCTGTGGTTTTACCGGACAGAAGACC caTCTGCATGGAATTACTCTATCCTGGGCCTTTCGTTTGTGGTCCTGTTAATAGGCATCGTCCTCCTGGGAGTCAATGTCAAAGCAAACAG GAGCCGGAAGGCCATGTTCCCGACGGGAGAAGGCTATGAAGAAGCCGCCCagaatgatgagatggaagtgaAGCACGCTTCTCTGCCTCTGAAGGAAGACAGCCCCTCGGACCCCGCGGCAGAGAATTTCCTTCCCCCAGCACAATGCCCGCCGGGGCAGGTGATAATCCAGTGGAAGGACGGGAACGTCACAAGCCTGTATGAAAACGTGTCCGAAGAGGATGCATAA
- the MTFMT gene encoding methionyl-tRNA formyltransferase, mitochondrial isoform X2, with protein sequence MRGWALRAWRGGWRRGQATVAGEAQQREKPPWRVLFFGTDAFAAQTLGALHAARDPGPRLLVDHLEVVTLPSQLPAGLPVKNYADQLQLPVHLWPDVGSCEHFDVGVVASFGHLLSEDLILKFPYGVLNVHPSYLPRWRGPAPIVHTVLNGDAVAGVTIMQIRPKRFDVGPIVQQERLDVPASCSSKELESLLSKLGANLLIAVLQNLPECLRNKREQPKEGVTFAPKVTVAMSCIQWEEQTPEQILRMHRALGVTMPLQTLWMGTTVKLLDFVEVETVPDLTDRLVTENRTIPGSVSYHKQSQMLVIRCKVCLIKVVVWNQEEKNISVAHIPSFVTQRSSVNLKDTLESQDDLHEKEVISMNENMGCLPG encoded by the exons ATGAGGGGATGGGCCCTGCGAGCCTGGCGGGGAGGGTGGCGCCGGGGGCAGGCCACGGTAGCCGGCGAGGCTCAGCAGCGAGAGAAGCCCCCCTGGAGGGTCCTGTTCTTTGGCACCGACGCCTTCGCTGCCCAGACCCTCGGAGCGCTCCATGCAGCCCG AGATCCTGGACCAAGGCTGCTCGTAGACCACCTGGAGGTGGTGACCCTGCCGTCCCAGCTGCCTGCAGGTCTCCCAGTTAAGAACTATGCAGATCAGCTCCAGCTCCCTGTCCACCTTTGGCCAGATGTCGGGTCCTGCGAGCACTTTGATGTTGGAGTGGTGGCATCATTTGGGCACCTGCTCAGTGAGGACCTCATCCTGAAGTTCCCATA TGGCGTGCTGAATGTCCATCCCAGCTATCTCCCGAGATGGCGTGGCCCTGCACCCATAGTCCACACGGTGCTCAACGGAGATGCAGTTGCTGGGGTGACGATTATGCAGATTAGGCCTAAAAG GTTTGATGTAGGTCCCATTGTTCAGCAGGAACGACTTGATGTCCCAGCCAGTTGCTCATCGAAGGAGCTGGAGTCTTTGTTATCCAAACTGGGTGCAAACCTG CTCATTGCTGTCCTGCAAAACTTACCTGAATGTTTACGGAACAAGAGAGAACAACCAAAGGAAGGAGTGACGTTCG CTCCAAAAGTCACTGTTGCAATGAGCTGCATCCAGTGGGAAGAACAAACCCCTGAGCAGATACTACGGATGCATCGTGCCTTGGGAGTAACG ATGCCTCTGCAAACACTCTGGATGGGTACCACAGTAAAGCTCTTGGATTTTGTGGAAGTGGAGACTGTACCTGATCTCACTG ATAGGTTAGTAACTGAAAACAGGACCATCCCAGGATCTGTGTCCTATCATAAGCAGTCACAGATGTTGGTGATCCGCTGCAAG GTTTGTCTCATAAAGGTGGTGGTCTGGAATCaagaagagaaaaatatttcTGTGGCCCACATTCCTAGTTTTGTGACACAG AGATCATCTGTAAACCTAAAGGACACCCTGGAAAGCCAAGATGATCTCCATGAAAAGGAAGTGATCTCCATGAATGAAAACATGGGTTGCTTGCCAGGATGA
- the MTFMT gene encoding methionyl-tRNA formyltransferase, mitochondrial isoform X1, which translates to MRGWALRAWRGGWRRGQATVAGEAQQREKPPWRVLFFGTDAFAAQTLGALHAARDPGPRLLVDHLEVVTLPSQLPAGLPVKNYADQLQLPVHLWPDVGSCEHFDVGVVASFGHLLSEDLILKFPYGVLNVHPSYLPRWRGPAPIVHTVLNGDAVAGVTIMQIRPKRFDVGPIVQQERLDVPASCSSKELESLLSKLGANLLIAVLQNLPECLRNKREQPKEGVTFAPKVTVAMSCIQWEEQTPEQILRMHRALGVTMPLQTLWMGTTVKLLDFVEVETVPDLTDRLVTENRTIPGSVSYHKQSQMLVIRCKDGWVGAKAIVFKKKLSAADFYNGYLHPWFQQNSKMPLEECRFQTLKLATAKKSLKGGAALHVHNTQQY; encoded by the exons ATGAGGGGATGGGCCCTGCGAGCCTGGCGGGGAGGGTGGCGCCGGGGGCAGGCCACGGTAGCCGGCGAGGCTCAGCAGCGAGAGAAGCCCCCCTGGAGGGTCCTGTTCTTTGGCACCGACGCCTTCGCTGCCCAGACCCTCGGAGCGCTCCATGCAGCCCG AGATCCTGGACCAAGGCTGCTCGTAGACCACCTGGAGGTGGTGACCCTGCCGTCCCAGCTGCCTGCAGGTCTCCCAGTTAAGAACTATGCAGATCAGCTCCAGCTCCCTGTCCACCTTTGGCCAGATGTCGGGTCCTGCGAGCACTTTGATGTTGGAGTGGTGGCATCATTTGGGCACCTGCTCAGTGAGGACCTCATCCTGAAGTTCCCATA TGGCGTGCTGAATGTCCATCCCAGCTATCTCCCGAGATGGCGTGGCCCTGCACCCATAGTCCACACGGTGCTCAACGGAGATGCAGTTGCTGGGGTGACGATTATGCAGATTAGGCCTAAAAG GTTTGATGTAGGTCCCATTGTTCAGCAGGAACGACTTGATGTCCCAGCCAGTTGCTCATCGAAGGAGCTGGAGTCTTTGTTATCCAAACTGGGTGCAAACCTG CTCATTGCTGTCCTGCAAAACTTACCTGAATGTTTACGGAACAAGAGAGAACAACCAAAGGAAGGAGTGACGTTCG CTCCAAAAGTCACTGTTGCAATGAGCTGCATCCAGTGGGAAGAACAAACCCCTGAGCAGATACTACGGATGCATCGTGCCTTGGGAGTAACG ATGCCTCTGCAAACACTCTGGATGGGTACCACAGTAAAGCTCTTGGATTTTGTGGAAGTGGAGACTGTACCTGATCTCACTG ATAGGTTAGTAACTGAAAACAGGACCATCCCAGGATCTGTGTCCTATCATAAGCAGTCACAGATGTTGGTGATCCGCTGCAAG gaTGGCTGGGTTGGAGCTAAAGCCATTGTATTTAAGAAGAAGCTGTCAGCTGCCGACTTCTACAATGGATACTTGCATCCTTGGTTTCAGCAGAATTCCAAAATGCCTCTTGAAGAGTGCCGGTTTCAGACACTCAAGCTGGCCACAGCAAAAAAGAGTCTGAAAGGAGGAGCAGCGTTGCATGTACATAACACCCAGCAGTACTAA
- the MTFMT gene encoding methionyl-tRNA formyltransferase, mitochondrial isoform X4, producing MRGWALRAWRGGWRRGQATVAGEAQQREKPPWRVLFFGTDAFAAQTLGALHAARDPGPRLLVDHLEVVTLPSQLPAGLPVKNYADQLQLPVHLWPDVGSCEHFDVGVVASFGHLLSEDLILKFPYGVLNVHPSYLPRWRGPAPIVHTVLNGDAVAGVTIMQIRPKRFDVGPIVQQERLDVPASCSSKELESLLSKLGANLLIAVLQNLPECLRNKREQPKEGVTFAPKVTVAMSCIQWEEQTPEQILRMHRALGVTMPLQTLWMGTTVKLLDFVECRISLLCSDRLVTENRTIPGSVSYHKQSQMLVIRCKDGWVGAKAIVFKKKLSAADFYNGYLHPWFQQNSKMPLEECRFQTLKLATAKKSLKGGAALHVHNTQQY from the exons ATGAGGGGATGGGCCCTGCGAGCCTGGCGGGGAGGGTGGCGCCGGGGGCAGGCCACGGTAGCCGGCGAGGCTCAGCAGCGAGAGAAGCCCCCCTGGAGGGTCCTGTTCTTTGGCACCGACGCCTTCGCTGCCCAGACCCTCGGAGCGCTCCATGCAGCCCG AGATCCTGGACCAAGGCTGCTCGTAGACCACCTGGAGGTGGTGACCCTGCCGTCCCAGCTGCCTGCAGGTCTCCCAGTTAAGAACTATGCAGATCAGCTCCAGCTCCCTGTCCACCTTTGGCCAGATGTCGGGTCCTGCGAGCACTTTGATGTTGGAGTGGTGGCATCATTTGGGCACCTGCTCAGTGAGGACCTCATCCTGAAGTTCCCATA TGGCGTGCTGAATGTCCATCCCAGCTATCTCCCGAGATGGCGTGGCCCTGCACCCATAGTCCACACGGTGCTCAACGGAGATGCAGTTGCTGGGGTGACGATTATGCAGATTAGGCCTAAAAG GTTTGATGTAGGTCCCATTGTTCAGCAGGAACGACTTGATGTCCCAGCCAGTTGCTCATCGAAGGAGCTGGAGTCTTTGTTATCCAAACTGGGTGCAAACCTG CTCATTGCTGTCCTGCAAAACTTACCTGAATGTTTACGGAACAAGAGAGAACAACCAAAGGAAGGAGTGACGTTCG CTCCAAAAGTCACTGTTGCAATGAGCTGCATCCAGTGGGAAGAACAAACCCCTGAGCAGATACTACGGATGCATCGTGCCTTGGGAGTAACG ATGCCTCTGCAAACACTCTGGATGGGTACCACAGTAAAGCTCTTGGATTTTGTGGAA TGTAGAATATCTCTATTGTGTTCAGATAGGTTAGTAACTGAAAACAGGACCATCCCAGGATCTGTGTCCTATCATAAGCAGTCACAGATGTTGGTGATCCGCTGCAAG gaTGGCTGGGTTGGAGCTAAAGCCATTGTATTTAAGAAGAAGCTGTCAGCTGCCGACTTCTACAATGGATACTTGCATCCTTGGTTTCAGCAGAATTCCAAAATGCCTCTTGAAGAGTGCCGGTTTCAGACACTCAAGCTGGCCACAGCAAAAAAGAGTCTGAAAGGAGGAGCAGCGTTGCATGTACATAACACCCAGCAGTACTAA